CACGGAGAACACGATGAGCGAACTGCCTTTTTCCGGCACCACGCCGATCAGCATTTCCAGCGTCGGGCTGAAGGCGCGAGATGCCGAAAACCTTGCCGCCTATTACAAGGCGCTGCTCGGCTTCACCGAAATCTCGCGCTCCGGCGGCAACATCACGCTCGGCGCGCACGGCAGGCCGCTGCTCACGATTGAATCCGCGCCGTCCGCGAAGCCAGATGATCCGCGCGCCGCAGGCCTGTTCCATAACGCTTTCCTGCTGCCGTCGCGCGCCGATCTCGGCCGCTGGATACGCTTTGCCATAGAGAATCGCATCGCAGTCGACGGCGCCTCGGACCATCTGGTCAGCGAAGCACTGTATCTCACCGACCCGGAAGGCAACGGCATCGAGATCTACGCCGATCGGCCGAAGGGCAATTGGGAGTGGGACGGCGATCAGGTCGCCATGGCCACGAAGCGGCTCGACATAGACGGCGTCATCGGTTCGATTCCGGCTGGCGATGCAGAATGGAAAGGCGCGCCCGAAAACACGATCATCGGCCATGTGCATCTGCGCGTCGGCGACCCCGGTGAGGCGGAACGGTTCTGGCACGACGCCTTCGGCTTCGACACGGTGGCGAAGTATGGTCCTGCTGCTGTGTTCCTTTCCTCCGGCGGTTATCACCACCATATCGGCGCCAATGTCTGGCAGAGCGTCGGCGCGGGGAAGCGTGATGCGGATCGTTCGGGGTTGAGCTGGGTTGAATTGCGCGCCAGCGAAGGAAAGTATGCTGGCGAGACGGTCGACCCGTGGGGCACGGTGATCCGGACGGTCGAGGCAGCGCCGGCGTGAGGATACCGGCGACGGCTTGCGGCTGTCAGGCCTCGCCGAACACCCGCCTGAAGATCGTGTCGACGTGCTTGGTGTGATAGCCAAGGTCGAACTTTTCGCGGATTTCCTCTTCGGAAAGGGCTGCGCGCACATCCTTGTCGGCGAGCAGTTCCTCAAGGAAATCGGCACCTTCCTGCCAGACCCTCATGGCGTTGCGCTGGACGAGCCGATAGGCGTCCTCGCGGGAAACGCCGGCCTGC
The window above is part of the Rhizobiaceae bacterium genome. Proteins encoded here:
- a CDS encoding VOC family protein, whose translation is MSELPFSGTTPISISSVGLKARDAENLAAYYKALLGFTEISRSGGNITLGAHGRPLLTIESAPSAKPDDPRAAGLFHNAFLLPSRADLGRWIRFAIENRIAVDGASDHLVSEALYLTDPEGNGIEIYADRPKGNWEWDGDQVAMATKRLDIDGVIGSIPAGDAEWKGAPENTIIGHVHLRVGDPGEAERFWHDAFGFDTVAKYGPAAVFLSSGGYHHHIGANVWQSVGAGKRDADRSGLSWVELRASEGKYAGETVDPWGTVIRTVEAAPA